Proteins from a genomic interval of Leptospira kanakyensis:
- a CDS encoding LPS-assembly protein LptD → MEILAQDINGIKLLFPEAQGPGKNSQDEEKKQTTAQVQRGLVRKSVDAMSDREVEDNLRNLGLSPSGTIYTKRERLREALVPEEEQALTPESLLSSQPKKGPPIQIQNAAEGQLLNIDKTKGGVLVLRGKVRLKIKSGELVADSVSIDATRQEIYAEGGVEYKDGNAKVNGDRMIYDLKINQGVVYNSKLSMFPSHFIGQKLKRLDEKRYLLEMGYFTACNAELPHESFQASKIFIHDDKSVVAYSVSYKVGGTYMAWLPFLYNSESGNGVTTQIGKNNTQGWFWQNSYQWSDSYPNSIFLANGYKFRFDMYEKTGQAAQLEMWKLSPFLNYNINLGYANYKNNAITPVYEDRFKDYGIGTVATTNNVDRGEMFPNSGLPYRNTGVNYDPWWKTDIRLNAKFNDFAKDYTRNVQLQYENYSNRNFDYEFGNRYQPSNSLQSLYTYRDVRFGLIRNLLNWNLSYTENRGDLSVGFAMSRTLVYQIQANQYFAAQDTLPAVTIRNSSNIGLVPGTSSPIYWDLFFQTNINRIYGVPQQKTNPTTGVVDPRSQYQDFVLRSQTNVIGETGFRSPIAMGAYMSFTPSVYVGATKQTVEYPGSGNELNSPDRDINKAYATMLKQQSYQYVRQAHTVRMGIPEIFLSTTYRRLDADKAEAKDPILGNLRQHEAEFALESYALNDWDVSVRTIRDLRQFSSTYNPGLTNMQRWYYTVVRIGGFFDFVDGFTTRRPSLLERKRNFYSGVFINNDYVHHTPQNRSLSNNLTVSYKMGGFSWPIIRAFRSLEIGSTWYHVYKDTYLDSYRFFFKTDVKVTRYSGLELELDSRVTEPWRLTALAQGQFYAMNTSPELYTSQTGTNYDQTTIWEDLAAGTGAQGQTQRQKTVFNINRFMMTLKLDLHNWEYRLGYSMNLRALPGGLTMNNQLTFYDQSVYFSVNLTNFSFGDSASAQATRVRLYRFRKRPLDGTSTDLTE, encoded by the coding sequence ATGGAAATTCTGGCGCAGGATATCAATGGGATCAAACTCCTATTTCCCGAGGCCCAAGGACCTGGGAAAAATTCACAAGACGAAGAAAAAAAACAAACAACAGCCCAAGTCCAAAGAGGACTGGTTCGCAAATCAGTGGATGCCATGTCCGACCGGGAGGTGGAAGACAACCTTCGTAATTTAGGACTAAGTCCTTCCGGAACTATTTATACCAAAAGAGAAAGGCTTAGGGAAGCTCTTGTTCCCGAAGAAGAACAGGCGTTAACTCCTGAATCATTACTCAGTTCACAACCCAAAAAAGGTCCTCCCATCCAAATTCAAAATGCAGCAGAAGGCCAATTATTAAATATCGATAAAACCAAAGGTGGAGTTCTTGTCCTTCGGGGAAAAGTACGTTTAAAAATCAAATCGGGTGAACTGGTTGCAGACTCTGTTTCCATTGATGCGACTAGACAAGAAATTTATGCAGAGGGTGGAGTAGAATACAAAGACGGTAATGCCAAAGTCAATGGCGACCGAATGATTTATGATTTAAAAATCAATCAAGGTGTAGTTTATAATTCCAAACTCAGTATGTTCCCATCTCACTTTATTGGGCAAAAATTAAAACGTTTGGATGAAAAAAGATACCTTTTAGAAATGGGATACTTTACCGCTTGTAATGCGGAACTTCCTCATGAATCCTTTCAAGCCTCGAAAATATTTATTCATGATGATAAGTCAGTCGTAGCATACAGTGTTTCCTACAAAGTAGGTGGAACTTACATGGCTTGGCTTCCATTTTTATACAATTCAGAATCAGGAAATGGAGTCACAACACAAATAGGTAAAAACAATACCCAAGGTTGGTTTTGGCAAAACTCATACCAATGGTCTGATTCTTATCCCAATAGTATCTTTCTTGCAAACGGTTATAAATTTAGATTTGATATGTATGAAAAAACGGGCCAAGCCGCTCAGTTAGAAATGTGGAAATTATCCCCATTTCTAAATTACAATATCAATCTTGGTTATGCAAATTATAAAAATAACGCGATCACTCCTGTTTACGAAGATCGTTTTAAAGATTATGGAATTGGAACCGTGGCAACCACAAACAATGTCGATCGTGGAGAAATGTTTCCAAATAGCGGATTGCCGTATCGTAATACGGGCGTTAACTATGACCCATGGTGGAAAACAGACATTCGTTTGAATGCTAAATTCAACGACTTTGCAAAGGATTATACAAGAAACGTTCAGTTACAATACGAAAACTATAGTAATCGAAATTTTGATTATGAATTTGGAAACAGATACCAACCATCCAATTCCCTGCAGTCACTTTACACATACCGAGATGTAAGGTTTGGACTCATTCGTAACTTACTGAACTGGAACTTAAGTTATACTGAAAACCGAGGAGATTTGAGTGTTGGATTTGCAATGAGCCGAACTTTGGTTTACCAAATCCAAGCTAACCAGTATTTTGCGGCTCAAGATACTTTACCTGCAGTAACGATTAGAAACTCAAGTAATATTGGACTTGTTCCTGGAACCAGTAGTCCAATCTATTGGGACTTATTTTTCCAAACCAATATCAATCGTATCTACGGTGTTCCCCAACAAAAAACCAATCCAACAACAGGGGTGGTGGATCCAAGAAGCCAATACCAAGATTTTGTTTTACGTTCACAAACCAACGTAATTGGTGAAACGGGATTTCGTTCTCCCATTGCTATGGGTGCTTATATGTCTTTTACACCTTCGGTTTATGTAGGTGCCACCAAACAAACAGTGGAATATCCAGGATCTGGAAATGAATTGAATAGTCCAGATCGCGACATTAACAAAGCTTATGCAACCATGTTAAAACAACAATCCTACCAGTATGTCCGTCAGGCACACACTGTAAGAATGGGGATTCCGGAAATATTTTTGTCCACAACATACCGTCGTTTAGATGCCGATAAAGCAGAGGCAAAAGATCCAATCCTTGGGAATTTACGTCAACATGAAGCTGAATTTGCCTTAGAAAGTTATGCTCTGAATGATTGGGATGTTTCTGTAAGAACCATTCGTGACTTACGACAATTTTCTTCTACTTACAATCCTGGACTTACCAATATGCAAAGATGGTATTATACCGTTGTTAGAATTGGTGGATTTTTTGATTTTGTAGATGGATTTACAACTCGCAGACCAAGTCTTTTAGAAAGAAAACGAAACTTTTATTCTGGTGTATTCATAAACAATGATTACGTCCACCACACTCCGCAAAATCGCTCACTTTCGAATAACTTAACAGTTTCTTATAAAATGGGTGGTTTTTCTTGGCCTATCATTCGAGCCTTTCGTAGTTTAGAAATTGGATCTACTTGGTATCATGTTTACAAAGATACGTATTTAGACAGTTATCGATTTTTCTTTAAAACAGATGTAAAAGTCACAAGATATTCGGGATTGGAATTGGAACTCGATTCCCGAGTCACAGAACCTTGGCGTTTGACTGCCCTGGCACAAGGCCAATTTTATGCAATGAATACAAGTCCTGAATTGTATACCTCACAAACAGGAACTAACTATGACCAAACGACTATTTGGGAAGATTTAGCAGCGGGAACAGGCGCCCAAGGCCAAACCCAAAGACAAAAAACTGTTTTTAAC